In Labrys monachus, the genomic stretch CGGGAGCGCCGAAGCCGCGAGCAAATGCATCAAGGGAGACCGCAAGGCGCCCTTCACCCTCGGCTGGGCCAATATCTACTCCGTGCCGACCTGGATGAAGCAGACCCAGGGCACGATCGAGCAGGAAGTCGACGAACTCAAGAAGCAGGGCCTCGTCTCCAAGCTGGTGGTGACGGACGCGCAGGGCAACGCCAACACCCAGATCCAGCAGATCCAGTCGATGATCGATTCCAACATCGACGCCATCCTCGTCGATGCCGGCTCGGCCACGGCCCTCAACCGCGTCATCGCCGACGCCTGCGCCAAGGGCATCGCCGTCATCAACTTCGACAGTCTCATCGACGGCGAGGACCTCACCGCCAAGATCGATACCGACCAGCAGGAATGGGGCAAGCAGGCGGCCGAGTGGATGGTGTCCACCCTCGGCGGCAAGGGCAACATCATCGTCCTGAACGGACCCGCCGGCATCTCGGTCAGCGACGACCGGCGCAAGGGCGCCGAGCCCGTGCTCAAAGCCCATCCCGACATCAAGATCCTGGCCGAGACCAACACCGCATACAATGTCGCCCCGGCCCAGGAGGCCGTCACCAACCTCCTGTTCAACAATCCGCAGATCGACGGCGTGCTTTCCTTCGGCGGCGCCCTCTCGGCCGGCGCCCTGCTGGCGATGGACCGCCAGGGCCGCGACTTCGTGCCGATCACCGGCGAGAACTACCGCCAGTTCCTCGAATTGTGGAAGCAGCACGATCTCAAGGGCTGGGCCACGATGCAGCCGAACTGGCTCGGCGCCCTCGCGGCCTATGCGGCGGTGCAGGCCCTGAGCGGCAAGGACGTGCCGGCCTTCGTCAAGGTGCCGCTGCCGGTCATCGACAACGCCTCCCTCGGCGGCTATCTCGACCGGGCCTCCACCTTCCCGGCGGACGGCTATATCTACTCGACCTACGACCAGGCGCTGTTCGAAAAGCTGCTGGCGCAGAAATAACGGCCGGATCGGCGCAGACGTGTCCGCATCGATCCTCGCGGCCCGCGACCTCAGGAAGTCGTTTCACGGCAACCCGGTTCTGAAGGGCGTCTCCATCGCCCTGGAGCCGGGGCGCGTGCATGCGCTCCTGGGCGAGAACGGCGCCGGCAAATCCACTCTGATCAACCTGCTGTCCGGCGCCCTGCCGGCCGATGGCGGCTCCGTCGAGATCGACGGCCGGCCGGTGACGGGCTGGACGCCCGGCCTCGCCGGCGCGGCCGGCATCGCCGTCGTCCAGCAGGAACTGAGCCTGACCTCGCATCTGTCGATCGCCGAGAATATCGGGCTCGGCGCGTATCCCCGGCGGTTCGGCCTCATCGACTACGGCGCCCTGGCGCGGCGGGCGAGGGCGGTGTGCCGGCGCGTCGGCCTGGAGGAAAGCCTGTCGACCCCGGTCGCCGCCTTGCCGCTCGGCCGCCGGCAGATGGTCGAGATCGCCAAGGCGCTCTACCGCGAACCGCGGGTGCTGATCCTCGACGAGCCGACCTCCTCGCTCTCCGCGCATGAGACGCGGACGCTGATGGGGCTGGTGCGGCAATTGAGCCGCGAGGGCACCGCGATCCTCTATATCTCGCATCGTCTCGGCGAGGTGATGTCGATCTGCGATTATGTCACCGTGCTCAAGGACGGCATGCGCACCGCCGACCGCGCCATGGCGGGCCTGGATTCCGAGGGGCTGGTGCGCCTGATGGTCGGGCGGGAGCCCGGCGACCTCTTTCCCGCCTGGCAACCGGCGGCGGAGCGGCGGCCGGTCGTCAGCCTGCGCGGCTTCCGCGCCGGCATCGCCCGCGACATCGACCTCGATATCCGTGCCGGCGAGGTTCTCGGCATCGGCGGGCTCGTCGGGCAAGGGCAGGAAGACCTGCTGCTCGGCCTCTACGGGGCGATCCCCGCCCGCGCCGTCGAGGCGCAGGTCAACGGCCGGCCCGGCCTGCCGGGCGCCGTCACCGCCGCCAACGCGGCCGGCATGGCCTATGTCCCGGCCGACCGCAAGCGCGAGGGGCTCCATCTCATCCATACGATCGAACGCAACATGCTGCTCCCGACCCTCGCGCGCGGCTGGGGCGGCCTTCCGCGCCGGCCCGGCGCCGAGAGGGCGCTCGTCGCCGGGCTCGCCGCTCGGCTGGCCATCAAGGGCGATGTCGGCCGTCCGGTGCAGGCGCTGTCCGGCGGCAACCAGCAGAAGGTCGCGCTCGCCAAATGGATGCCGAACGATCCGCGCATCCTCCTCCTCAACGACCCCACGCGCGGCGTCGACGTCGAGACCAAGCGGGAGATCTACGCCATGCTGCGGAATTTCGCCGCCGAGGGCCGTGCCGTGGTCCTCTCCAGTTCCGACACGCCGGAACTGGTGCATCTGTGCGACCGGGTGGCGGTGATGCGGGAGGGCACCATCGCGGCCCTGCTGGAGCGCGGCGGCATCAGCGAGGAGGCGATCGTCGGCACCGCGATGGGCGGCGCGGTCGAGGCTCTCGACATCGCGGCTACCGAACAAGCAGCAGAAGAAGGGGGCCGGCCATGAGTATCGAGGCGGCGGGGGACCGTTCCCTCTACTGGCGGGTGCAACTCGGCCGCAACCACGGGGCGCGGGGCCTCTTCGCGGTGGTCGTGCTGTTCCTCCTGCTCTACGCCTATCTCTTCCCCGGCCTCCTGACCGTGGAAGGCTTTTCGAAATTCTCCCAGACCTGGTTTCCCCTGGCGCTCACCGCCATGGCGCAGGCCCTGCTGATGCTGACCGGCGGCATCAGCCTCGCCATCGGCGCGACGGTCAGCCTCGGGGCGGTGATCGCGGCGGTGACGATGACGCAGACCTTCGGCGTCGCCGGCGGCATCGCCGCGGTTCTGGCGACGGGCCTGGCCGTCGGCGCCCTGTCCGGCTTCGTCGTCGTCCGCCTGCGCCTGCCGGCGATCATCGTGACGCTCGCCAGCTCCTTCATCATCGGCGGGGCGGCCCTGCTGGTGCTGCCGCGGCCGGGCGGCGCCATTCCGCCCTGGTTCTCGACCCTTCTGGCCGGCGACACGCCGGTCGCGCTCGGCCTGCTGGCGCTGATCGTGCTCGCCTGGAAGCTCTATCTCGCCACGCCGCTCGGGCTGACGATCTATGCCGCCGGGGAAAACCCGGTCGGCGCCTTCCGCTCGGGCGCCCCGCTCGACGCCGCGCGCATCTCCGCCTTCGCCATCAGCGGCGCGCTGTCGACGCTGGCGGGCCTCTTCATCGCGGCCCAGACCGGTTCCGGCGATCCGGTGATCGGCCAGGCCTTCACGCTGAACTCGATCGCCGCCGCGGTGCTCGGCGGCGTCGGCTTCCTGGGCGGGCAGGGCAGCATGCGCGGCGCGCTGGCCGGCAGCCTGCTCCTCGCCGTGATGATCAACGTGATGTTCTTCCTCGGCCTGCCGCCGGTCGCCCAATATATCGCGCAGGGCCTCATCATCGTCGGGGCGGTGGCGCTGCCCCATCTCGCCGGACGCTGGAGGTCGGCATGAGCGAGACCGCAAGCGACAGGGGCGCAAGCGCGCCGGCTGGCCGCAGGGTGGCCGGGATCCTGCGCAGCCGGCCGGTGCTGACGCTGGCGATGGTCGCCCTGGTGTGGATCGCCGCGAGCCTGACGAGCCGGGGCTTCGGCTCCTACGGCCATCTGCGCTACCTCGTCGAGCTGGCGGCGGTGATCGGCATCGTCGCCGCCGGCCAGACCTTCGTGATGATCGCCGGCGGCATCGACCTCTCCGTCGGCGCCGTCATCACCATCAGCGCCGTCGGCGTGCCGCTGCTCTCCTGGCCGTGGGACCCGGGCGGCACGGCCGGCGTTGCCGGCATCCTCGTCATCTCCGTCGCGATCGGCGCGGTCAACGGCATCGGGGTGGCCTATCTGCGCGTCCATCCGATGATCATGACGCTGGCGATGGCGACGCTGCTGCAGGGGGCGCTCATCCTGGTGGCGGGCGGCAGCGCCGTGTCGGTGCAGAGCCCCGCCGTCGTCTGGCTCGGCAATGCCCGTCCCTTCGGCGTGCCCGCCGGCATCCTGCTCTGGCTGGCGGTTTCGGCGGCGACCCTCTGGGTCCTGCATGCGACGCGCTTCGGGGCGCGGCTGTTCGCCCTCGGCGCCAATCCGCTCGCCACGCTGCTCTCGGGCGTCGACGTCTCCGCCACCATCGTCACGGTCTATGCGATGAGCGGCCTCACGGCCGGGCTCGCCGGCGTGCTGGTGCTCGGCATGAACGGGCAGGGCTATGTCGGCATCGGCGATCCCTATCTGCTGACCTCGATCGCCGCGGTGGTGCTGGGCGGCACCTCCATCCTCGGCGGCGCCGGCACCTATGCGGGCACCATTCCCGGCGCGGTGATGCTGGTCACCATCACCGGGCTGATCACCGTGGTCAACGCCTCGGCCGGCTGGCGCAGCATCCTGTTCGGCTCGCTGATCCTCGGCCTGCTGCTGCTATCGGGGCGGGAGAGCCGCCGGTGAGGCGTCGCCGATGCGATAGACGCGCCGGGCCGTCTCCAGGAACAGGGCGGCCTGCTCGTCCGGCGAGAGCGCGGCGGTGAGGACCTTGAACGAGGTGAAGATGTCGCCCGGCCGCGCATGCAGGCAGGCGACGGGGAAATCGCTGGCGAACATCGCCCGCGCTGCACCGAAGCCTTCCAGGCAGGCGTCGATGACGGCGCCGAGGCTCTGCAGGGTCCAGCCATGGTCATAGGCGACGAGGTCCGAGATCTTGATCACGGTGTTGGGCTGCCGGGCCAGCGCCGCGAGGCCCCGGCGCCAGAGGGCCATGCCCTCTTCATCCCGGTCGATCGGGCTGCCGCAATGGTCGAGTACGAAGAGCTGGTCGGGGAAGTCGGCGGCGAGCCGGGCGGCATCGCCGAGCTGGTGCGGCTGGACCAGGAGATCGAAGCACAGCCCGTGGTGGCCGAGCCTCGCCAGGCCGCGGCGCCAGGCCGGGTCGTCCATCATGTCGCCGCGCGCCGCGAAGCTGCGGGCGGGGTCGGGATGCCAGCTCACGATGTCGCGGATGCCGACGACGCGGGGATGCTGTGCCTGGCGGTCGATCAGCGTCTCGGCTTCGGGGCTTGCCAGCGGGACATGCGCGACGTAGCGGGCGGCGACCCCGCCGGCCTTGTCGAGCCCGTCGAGCCAGGCGGTCTCGCCGAGGCAGTCGCCGGCCTGCCAGCCCGCCTCGACATGCACGCTGGCGACGACCGGCTCGCCGCGGATGTCGCGCCGGTAGTCGGCGGGAAGATAGTCGCGGCGGATGGCGTCGAGGCTGCCGAGCCCGCCTCGTTCCGCCTTGTCGGGCGCCAGCCAGGGATGGCGGCCGAGCCGCAGGTCCCACAGATGGTGATGCGCGTCGATGATCGGGCCGGCATAGGGTCGTGGCATGAGAGGCGGTTCCCCACCCGGCCCGGGGCGGCCGGCTGCGCCTCCTTCTGCCACGCCGGCGCAGCCTCGCCGAAGCGGAATTTTCGGGTCGATCCGACGGATGGACGGGAAAATCGCTGCGTCCTTTCAAGAGTCTTGCGGAGCTTCGCGCGCTTCGCTCCATCACAAGGACGGTCCGACCATGCATTCCGGCTTCTATCATGCGCTCGACTTCGACCGGGACGGCAAGACGCTGTCCCATCTCGGCGTGCCCTTCTCGATC encodes the following:
- a CDS encoding substrate-binding domain-containing protein, whose translation is MPKSSKLSILATVSAVCLGLALSLSAGSAEAASKCIKGDRKAPFTLGWANIYSVPTWMKQTQGTIEQEVDELKKQGLVSKLVVTDAQGNANTQIQQIQSMIDSNIDAILVDAGSATALNRVIADACAKGIAVINFDSLIDGEDLTAKIDTDQQEWGKQAAEWMVSTLGGKGNIIVLNGPAGISVSDDRRKGAEPVLKAHPDIKILAETNTAYNVAPAQEAVTNLLFNNPQIDGVLSFGGALSAGALLAMDRQGRDFVPITGENYRQFLELWKQHDLKGWATMQPNWLGALAAYAAVQALSGKDVPAFVKVPLPVIDNASLGGYLDRASTFPADGYIYSTYDQALFEKLLAQK
- a CDS encoding sugar ABC transporter ATP-binding protein — encoded protein: MSASILAARDLRKSFHGNPVLKGVSIALEPGRVHALLGENGAGKSTLINLLSGALPADGGSVEIDGRPVTGWTPGLAGAAGIAVVQQELSLTSHLSIAENIGLGAYPRRFGLIDYGALARRARAVCRRVGLEESLSTPVAALPLGRRQMVEIAKALYREPRVLILDEPTSSLSAHETRTLMGLVRQLSREGTAILYISHRLGEVMSICDYVTVLKDGMRTADRAMAGLDSEGLVRLMVGREPGDLFPAWQPAAERRPVVSLRGFRAGIARDIDLDIRAGEVLGIGGLVGQGQEDLLLGLYGAIPARAVEAQVNGRPGLPGAVTAANAAGMAYVPADRKREGLHLIHTIERNMLLPTLARGWGGLPRRPGAERALVAGLAARLAIKGDVGRPVQALSGGNQQKVALAKWMPNDPRILLLNDPTRGVDVETKREIYAMLRNFAAEGRAVVLSSSDTPELVHLCDRVAVMREGTIAALLERGGISEEAIVGTAMGGAVEALDIAATEQAAEEGGRP
- a CDS encoding ABC transporter permease produces the protein MSIEAAGDRSLYWRVQLGRNHGARGLFAVVVLFLLLYAYLFPGLLTVEGFSKFSQTWFPLALTAMAQALLMLTGGISLAIGATVSLGAVIAAVTMTQTFGVAGGIAAVLATGLAVGALSGFVVVRLRLPAIIVTLASSFIIGGAALLVLPRPGGAIPPWFSTLLAGDTPVALGLLALIVLAWKLYLATPLGLTIYAAGENPVGAFRSGAPLDAARISAFAISGALSTLAGLFIAAQTGSGDPVIGQAFTLNSIAAAVLGGVGFLGGQGSMRGALAGSLLLAVMINVMFFLGLPPVAQYIAQGLIIVGAVALPHLAGRWRSA
- a CDS encoding ABC transporter permease, whose product is MSETASDRGASAPAGRRVAGILRSRPVLTLAMVALVWIAASLTSRGFGSYGHLRYLVELAAVIGIVAAGQTFVMIAGGIDLSVGAVITISAVGVPLLSWPWDPGGTAGVAGILVISVAIGAVNGIGVAYLRVHPMIMTLAMATLLQGALILVAGGSAVSVQSPAVVWLGNARPFGVPAGILLWLAVSAATLWVLHATRFGARLFALGANPLATLLSGVDVSATIVTVYAMSGLTAGLAGVLVLGMNGQGYVGIGDPYLLTSIAAVVLGGTSILGGAGTYAGTIPGAVMLVTITGLITVVNASAGWRSILFGSLILGLLLLSGRESRR
- a CDS encoding amidohydrolase family protein; protein product: MPRPYAGPIIDAHHHLWDLRLGRHPWLAPDKAERGGLGSLDAIRRDYLPADYRRDIRGEPVVASVHVEAGWQAGDCLGETAWLDGLDKAGGVAARYVAHVPLASPEAETLIDRQAQHPRVVGIRDIVSWHPDPARSFAARGDMMDDPAWRRGLARLGHHGLCFDLLVQPHQLGDAARLAADFPDQLFVLDHCGSPIDRDEEGMALWRRGLAALARQPNTVIKISDLVAYDHGWTLQSLGAVIDACLEGFGAARAMFASDFPVACLHARPGDIFTSFKVLTAALSPDEQAALFLETARRVYRIGDASPAALPPR